A genomic window from Gossypium hirsutum isolate 1008001.06 chromosome D10, Gossypium_hirsutum_v2.1, whole genome shotgun sequence includes:
- the LOC107915024 gene encoding rRNA-processing protein EFG1 isoform X1, producing MAHGGYGKRRVAEGNRVGRRSKGPGVDKKPKPKAPSLKNQIRSIERMLRKDLPPEVREAQENKLEGLKKQQEIHNRLAVERKIFLRDRKIKFFERRKIERRIRRLEKLQRTSSGQAQDVDIADQLSKLKEDLEYVRFFPKTEKYVSLFTGGDDSDIVDRRNRLRKQIKANLIAAAASGKDMEETGSEDDGLLDLSDDDFFLTGTSSDEADADDEWTDKSTSQTSMHFMHREQASSASGKAASGMSSDERNQRQVSARALMPPPRPSSNSFSNSVHAKSRFGSSSSRNSSMRRAEMSASSNASNSRSGSSFKAGGSSNSKTGNSSNLSSNSDARKPRRKRRPKKRKQQA from the exons ATGGCCCACGGTGGCTATGGTAAGCGTCGTGTGGCCGAAGGGAACCGCGTCGGTCGGCGATCCAAGGGACCCGGCGTCGACAAGAAACCGAAGCCCAAAGCCCCCTCTCTTAAGAACCAGATACGCTCCATTGAACGCATGCTGCGAAAG GATCTTCCACCTGAAGTTAGAGAGGCTCAAGAAAATAAGTTAGAAGGGCTTAAGAAACAACAAGAAATCCACAACCGACTCGCTGTGGAACGAAAAATCTTCTTGAGGGACAGAAAGATTAAGTTTTTTG AGAGGAGAAAGATAGAAAGGAGGATTAGGCGTTTGGAGAAGCTGCAAAGAACTTCATCCGGTCAGGCACAAGACGTGGATATTGCTGATCAGCTTTCTAAATTGAAAGAGGATCTTGAATATGTTAGG TTTTTCCCTAAGACCGAGAAATATGTATCTTTATTTACTGGAGGTGATGATTCAGACATAGTTGATAGGAGAAATAGATTGCGGAAGCAGATAAAAGCCAACTTAATTGCTGCTGCTGCCAGTGGGAAAGATATGGAAG AGACAGGGAGTGAGGATGATGGACTGTTGGATTTGAGTGATGATGATTTCTTTTTGACTGGAACCTCAAGTGATGAAGCTGATGCAGATGATGAATGGACAGATAAAAGTACCAG TCAAACATCTATGCATTTTATGCACAGGGAACAGGCTTCTAGTGCTTCTGGAAAAGCAGCATCTGGAATGTCTAGTGATGAAAGGAATCAG AGACAGGTTTCTGCCAGAGCTTTGATGCCACCTCCCAGGCCATCATCTAATTCCTTTTCAAATTCAGTACATGCAAAATCAAGGTTTGGATCTTCATCTAGCCGAAATTCATCCATGCGAAGAGCTGAAATGTCTGCATCAAGCAATGCATCAAATAGCAGAAGTGGTTCTTCCTTTAAGGCAGGGGGATCCTCAAACTCAAAGACAGGAAACAGTAGTAATTTAAGTTCCAATTCTGATGCTCGTAAGCCACGTAGGAAGAGGAGACCAAAAAAGAGAAAGCAACAG GCATGA
- the LOC107915024 gene encoding rRNA-processing protein EFG1 isoform X2: MAHGGYGKRRVAEGNRVGRRSKGPGVDKKPKPKAPSLKNQIRSIERMLRKDLPPEVREAQENKLEGLKKQQEIHNRLAVERKIFLRDRKIKFFERRKIERRIRRLEKLQRTSSGQAQDVDIADQLSKLKEDLEYVRFFPKTEKYVSLFTGGDDSDIVDRRNRLRKQIKANLIAAAASGKDMEETGSEDDGLLDLSDDDFFLTGTSSDEADADDEWTDKSTREQASSASGKAASGMSSDERNQRQVSARALMPPPRPSSNSFSNSVHAKSRFGSSSSRNSSMRRAEMSASSNASNSRSGSSFKAGGSSNSKTGNSSNLSSNSDARKPRRKRRPKKRKQQA, from the exons ATGGCCCACGGTGGCTATGGTAAGCGTCGTGTGGCCGAAGGGAACCGCGTCGGTCGGCGATCCAAGGGACCCGGCGTCGACAAGAAACCGAAGCCCAAAGCCCCCTCTCTTAAGAACCAGATACGCTCCATTGAACGCATGCTGCGAAAG GATCTTCCACCTGAAGTTAGAGAGGCTCAAGAAAATAAGTTAGAAGGGCTTAAGAAACAACAAGAAATCCACAACCGACTCGCTGTGGAACGAAAAATCTTCTTGAGGGACAGAAAGATTAAGTTTTTTG AGAGGAGAAAGATAGAAAGGAGGATTAGGCGTTTGGAGAAGCTGCAAAGAACTTCATCCGGTCAGGCACAAGACGTGGATATTGCTGATCAGCTTTCTAAATTGAAAGAGGATCTTGAATATGTTAGG TTTTTCCCTAAGACCGAGAAATATGTATCTTTATTTACTGGAGGTGATGATTCAGACATAGTTGATAGGAGAAATAGATTGCGGAAGCAGATAAAAGCCAACTTAATTGCTGCTGCTGCCAGTGGGAAAGATATGGAAG AGACAGGGAGTGAGGATGATGGACTGTTGGATTTGAGTGATGATGATTTCTTTTTGACTGGAACCTCAAGTGATGAAGCTGATGCAGATGATGAATGGACAGATAAAAGTACCAG GGAACAGGCTTCTAGTGCTTCTGGAAAAGCAGCATCTGGAATGTCTAGTGATGAAAGGAATCAG AGACAGGTTTCTGCCAGAGCTTTGATGCCACCTCCCAGGCCATCATCTAATTCCTTTTCAAATTCAGTACATGCAAAATCAAGGTTTGGATCTTCATCTAGCCGAAATTCATCCATGCGAAGAGCTGAAATGTCTGCATCAAGCAATGCATCAAATAGCAGAAGTGGTTCTTCCTTTAAGGCAGGGGGATCCTCAAACTCAAAGACAGGAAACAGTAGTAATTTAAGTTCCAATTCTGATGCTCGTAAGCCACGTAGGAAGAGGAGACCAAAAAAGAGAAAGCAACAG GCATGA